CTAGGCTCTCGTGCCCCGCCCATGTCTCCGCGCAAAGTGAAGCCGAAGAAGGTCCCGGTCCTGCCCGGGTCCCAGGCACCCGACCGTCCCGAACGGGCCCCACGGCGAGGGCACGCGAAGAAGACGGTTGTCATCCTGTCCCGCAAGCGCGCGCTGTACTCCACACGGAGGCTGGTGGCCGCCATCCGCGCGCGGGGCCACCGCCCGTTGGTGCTGGACACGCTGCGTTGCTGCCTGCTGCTCGCGCAAGACGCACCGCGCATGACGTATCGCGGCGTGGAGGTGCGTGGCGTGGACGTGGTGGTGCCGCGCATCGGCGCGTCCATCACCGCCTATGGCCTGGCGGTGGTGAACCACTTCGAGATGATGGGCGTGCCCGTCCTCAACCCGCCCACGTCCATCGCGCGCAGCCGCGACAAGCTGCGCGCGCTGCAGTACCTGTCGCGCTCCGGGCTGGACATCCCCCGCACCGTCATGGCGCACGACCGCAGCAACGTGCGCCGGCTGGTGGAGGAGGTCAACGGGCTGCCCGTCATCATCAAACTCATCAAGGGCACCCAGGGCGTGGGCGTGATGATTGCCCACACGCTGCCGGAGGTGCAGACCATCCTCGACACCTTCTGGGACCTGGGACAGGAAATCGTGCTCCAGGAGTTCGTCGCGGAGAGCGAGGGACGGGACGTGCGGGCCCTCGTCGTGGGTGACCGCGTGGTGGGCGCCATGCGGCGCAAGGCCAAGTCCGGCGAGTTCCGCTCCAACATCCACCGCGGCGGCGAAGGGCAGGCAATCGAGCTGACCGCGCCCTACACGGAAGCAGCCGTGCGGGCCGCGCGTGTCGTCGGGTTGGAGGTCGCGGGCGTGGACATGCTGGAGGGCCACGCCGGCCCCCGGCTGATGGAAATCAACTCCAGCCCGGGCTTCGAGGGCCTGGAGCGCGCCACGGGCATGGACATCGCGGGGGCCATCATCGACCACGCGCTGAAGTACGCCGAGGCGAAGCGCGCCGGGTGAGCGTGAACCCGGGTCACGTGAGGTTGCTCGCCTGCTTTCGAGCAGACACACAGCCGGGGCAAGGCACCTTGCATGCTCCTCAGGAACACAGGAATGCCTCCGTGGCCCGTGTGTCCTGAGGAGTTGGCAGCGACGCGGGTGGCCCTCTAATCTGGCGGCCCTCAAATGAAAACGCTGCACAAGCCGCTGCAGATCACCCTCTACCAGGACGTGCTGTGTTCCTGGTGCTACCTCGCCGACCTGCGCCTCGATGTCTTGCGCCAGGAGCTGGGCGAAGCCGTTCGCTGGAGCGTCAGGCCGTATCCGCTGCGCGTCCATGACGTGCTGCCCACGACGCGCGAACAACGCGCGTTGGTGGAAGAGGTCGAGCGCGCACAGCGCGAACCGGATGCCGCCGCGCGCATGTTGTCCACCGACCTGTGGCTCGGGGGCGATCCACCGCGCACCAGCGTGCCGGCGTTGGCGGCACTGGAAGCGGCGCGGCTGCAGGGCCCGCAGGCGCGCGCGTTCCTCGCCCGCGCCATGCAGCGCGCGGCGCTGGAGCAGGGCGTCAACGTATCCCGCCCGGACGTGGTGTTCGAGCTGGCCTCGCGCGTGGGCCTGGCGATGAACGAATTCTCCGCGGCCTTCCGCTCGGAGGAGACGCGCCGCCTCATCCTCGACGAGCACCGGGATGCCACCCACCGTGGCGTGCGGGGCGTGCCCACGCTCGTCATCGGCGGCCGGTGGATGCTGTGCGGCCTGCGTGAGCTGGCCGAGTACCGCGAGCACATCCTCGCGTGCCTGGGCAAGGTGTCCGTGCCCCGCTCGGGTTCACCCGAGCGCGTGGTGCACTGAGGCGCCCCACCCTTCCGGAGGCCCTGCGCGCGACGGGCGCGCAAGGCCCCGGTGGAGGGAAGGCTCAGGCCTCTTCGGCGCCGCTGCTGAGCGCCATGACGAGCCCGGCCATCAGCAACTGCAAGAAACCCAGGGCGGGAATCACGGGCACGCAGCAGAGGAACACGCTCACCATGGCGAGCAAGCCCCCCAGCAGCACCGTTCCAATCATGGGCAGGCGCTGACCGCGCGAGTAGTCGAAGCAGCGGCGCAGCGTCTCCACGGCGCCGGGCGATTCGGTCCGGGCCAGCTCCGGCTGCATCAGGATGAGCGGCGTGAGGAGCCACCCGCCCGGGAAGACGTAGAGCGCGAAGGCCACGACCCCCATCACCGCGAAGCCCGGCAACATGGGCGTCACGGCCGAGTCCAGCTCCGAGGGAGGCAGGTCCTTCAGCGCCACCAGCTCCGACCAGGACACGGTGCCAGTCGCCAACCCCGCGCCCACCGCGCCCACGACGATGAGCAACAGGAGCGGGAGCATCAACAGGAAGGACAGGAACAGCGTCCCCAGGTACGTGGGAATCTTGCCGAACTGGCTGAACATCCGCCCCAGGTCCGCGCGCCGGCCGCTGAGCACGTCCATGCTCATCCGGAGGAAACCCAGCGTTATCCCGCCCTGGATGGCGTAGGAACCAATGATCCCGATGAAGAAGCCCAGGACGGTGATGACGGTGCTCCCCGTCGCGCCACCGACCATCGAGGAGACTTGCGAGACGACCTGCCCGGCGAAGGAGCCCGCCAGGAAGATGAGCACGCCGACACAGAGCATCACCCACTCGCGCTTGAACGCATCCCAGGACAGGTCCATCAGCCCGGAGACGCTCCAGTTCTCGCGCGTCAACGGAAAGGCCTGCCCCACGCCCTCGCGCTGACGGCAGGCCGGGCACCAGGCTTGCGAGCCCCCCTCGCCGCAGGTGCGGCACATGAAGTTGCCGCAGCGGGAGCAGGTGCCCACCGCATCGAATCCCGGGTGGAGCGGACAGCTCGCGCCCGAAGTGAACTCCGTCTCCGCCATGGTGCGTCTCCCCTCGCGCCGCTGCTCACCTTTCTGGGACAGGCGGCACGCACATTTCCCCCTACACCACCCAGGCGGTGTCCACCAGAGGACGAAGGGCGTTATCCTGGGGCTGGCGGGTGGACGAAAGCGGGACTGCACCCGGGCGTGAATTTTCTCCACGCTCGGCCGTCTTCCTCGCGTGGCCGCAAGGTGGACGGCCCGGCCGTCCACTCCGCCCAGGAGAGTCACCACATGCGCCGCCTGCTCGCCCTCGCCGTTCCGCTTGCCCTGATGATGGGCACTGGCTGTGTCGCCCACGTCCACGGGCCGGCGCGGCACCACGCCCCGGTTCAGGTCATCGAGTACAGCTATTCGAGCGACCACCCCATCCCCGATGACTTCGGCGGCGGCTGGTGCCCGTACTCGCACGTGCATGTCCACGACTACGAGCCGACCACGACGTACTACGTCTACTCGGACGACGCGTACTACTACAGTGGCCCGTCGGTGGTCTGGTACTGGAACGACCACCCGCACGCGCACGGCGGCCTCTGCAACATGCACGGGCGCCACTCCCACGACTACTACCCGAGCACGGGAAGCATCTACCGCTACGAGCGCAACCGCGGCTACGTGTGGAGCCGCACGCACAGCGCTTCCGCGGGCTACGGCTACGTGCGCCCGGCGACGCGCCCCTCCAACCGTCCCGTGGTGCCCGGCAACACGTACAGCGGAACCCGGCCTCCTCCGGGAGGTACGCGCTGGACCACGCCGCGCGGTTCCAGCTCGGGCGGCAACCACCGGCCGTCGCGCGGCCAGGGCAACAACTCTGGCAGCGGCTGGAGCAGCCCTCCCGCGGGACGCACCTCGAACAACGCCGCGCCCAGCAACAACTCCGGCAGCGGATGGAGCAGCCCTCCCGCGGGACGCACCTCGAACAACGCCGCGCCGAAGGACGACGACTCGCGCGACAACAACAGCGGCAACCGCTGGGGCAGCGGCAACTCCGGGAGCAGCGGCAACTCCAACAGCGGCAACTCCAACAGCGGCAGCGGCTGGAACACGCGGGGAGGCAGCAGCGGCGGCTCCAGCAGCTCGGGCTCCAGCAACTCCAGCTCCAGCAACTCCAGCTCCAGCGGCAGCGGTTGGGGACGCGGTGGCAGCAGCTCCGGCAGCAGCAACCGGAGCTCCAGCAGCAGCTCGGGCTCCAGCTCCAGCAGCGGGGGCTGGGGACGCGGGGGTAGCAGCAGCGGGAAGTCGTCCTCGGGCTCCAGCGCGCCTCCGTCCGGCCGCTCGGGTTCGTCGTCCTCCTCCGGCGGCAACGGCCGCTGGCGCTGAGTCAGGCCACACCGCGGGGCGGGTGACGGTTCGACAACACCTGGCTTCCACATGAACGGCGCCGCGTCCCACTCCGGGGCGCGGCGCTGATGTTTTTCGGACAGCGCGGCGCCCTCCAGCCCCATGGCCAGCACCACCGCGGCGTCGACCAGGGGACGGACGGAGCATGGGGTGGATTGCCGCCACGTGAGGCCGTGGAGAGCTTTCCCGCGATGATGCGTCCTCTCCTGATGGTTCCATGTGCCGTGCTGGGACTCTCACTGGGCTGCGGCCCTGGCGATTACACACCCGACCCTGGCGTGCAGACCGACGACGCCGAGGCCGTGGACCTGGACAACCTCCACATTGGTGTCAGCGGCACGGTGGACCTGCTCCCCGAGGCCCGGCGGTTGATCGAGGCCCGGGGCCTGCCCCTGCCCTCGCTGGAGGGAGCGCCCCTCACCGCCGCGGAGCCCCTGCGGCTGGCGGTGAATGACGCCAACGCCACCTTCGGCACCGCGCCGGCCGCCGCGGATGGCGCCTTCACCGTGCGCGACGTGGCGGTGCGGGAGATGCACCTGAGCCTCGCGGTGGGCGCGGAGGCCGCGGGCCTGGTGCCCGCCCATACCGTCGTCTACGACGCCGCCTTCACCGGTGCCCGGCCGCGCACGGACATCATTGGTGCGCGCGTGTGGGCGCTGCCGGACGCCTTCCATGACGCGCTCAGCGTCGCCGTGGGGGAGAGCGCCATCCGGGGCCACACCGACAACCGGGCGGCCACCCTGCGCGACGCCGGCTTCGTGCTGGGGCGCGTGGTGGATGCCAGCGGCCATCCCGTCGCTGGCGCGAAGGTCGCCCCCGACGGCGAGGCGCTGGCCGGTCGCATCTACTACCCCACCGCCGACCTCCAGGGAGTGAACCAGGAGGGCACCGGCCCGGACGGATTGTTCGTCTACGTCCACTCGGGCGCGGACGCGGAGGCCTTCCTCCTGTCCGTCACGGGCACGGACGACTACACGCCACGCAACGTGGGCGTGGCGCCGGGCTGGGGGCTGGTGCTCACCGTCCATCCCGGCCTCCACCCGCCTCCCTAGACAGCGCGGCGCCCGGCCTTCCGCTCGCGGCTCGGCTGCTCGGGGTCTGCTGCCCCGCGCGCTGGCCGCCCCCATGTTCCGACGGAGGCGCGCACGGCCCGAGCCAATGACTGGCGGCGCCCCCACCGTCCGCACCCATCGCTGCGCCGCACTCGCGTCCGATGCCGGATGCAAGGGCGCGACGCATCTCTCGCTGGAGCGTCTCGACCGGGGGCCTGGGGCCGGTGCGTCACGGGAGGAGCCCTGTGCGTTCCAGGGGGACGCCACGATGAACGAGTGCTGGAGGCCGCAGCGCCGGAGCGCAGCCATGGCCCGCGGCATCGCCTGGCTCGCGACGCTGGGCGCCCCGCTCGTGGGCGCGCTGTACCTCCTGGGCTGGGCCTGGGACGTGGAGATGCTGAGGCCCGGCGTGGCTGGCATCCCCATGACGCCGGTGACGGGCATCGCCATGATTTTCGGCGGCGCCGCACTGGGCCTGCGGCTGCGCGCCCGCCCGTTCCGCCATCAGGAATCCACGGCCACCGCCTGCGCGCTGGTGATGGTGGTCATCGGCGCGGTGAGTCTCCTGCGCGACATCACGGGCTGGGACGTGGGGATGGAGCACATCATGCTGCGCCTGCTCGATGGACACGCCTCGGTGCTCCCTCTCCCCTCTCCCCTCTCCGCCACCTGCTTGACGCTGCTGGGCGCGGCCCTGGCCCTCCCGGAGCGGAGCCACTCCGTCCGGTTGCGCGACACGCTGGTCGTGTTGTCACTGGTGACCTCGACGCTGGGCCTCAACGGCCTGTTGATGGGCCCCTTGTTGACGGTGGGCACCCTGCCCTTCCTCGCCGAGCGCAGCATGGGCCTGCCCACCGCGCTGACACTGATGTTGCTGGCAGTGGGCACGCTCTGCGCATGGCCGGGGCTGGGACTGATGGGCCGCATCACCCGCGATTCGCTCGGCGGCTTCCTCGCGCGCCGGCTGGTGCCGGTGACGCTGCTCGGCCCCTCGGTGCTGGGCATGGTGTTGATGCTCCTGCACGAGGTGCGCGCCATCAACCTGGAGGCGAAGCTCCCCATCTTCGCCACCTTCGTGAGCGCGGGCGGCGCGGCGCTCGTGCTCCTGTCCGCGCGGGCGCTGGACCACATTGAAGCCCACCGCCAACAGGCCACCGCGGCGCTGGAGGCCTCCGAAGCACGCTACCGGGGCCTGCTG
This is a stretch of genomic DNA from Myxococcus xanthus. It encodes these proteins:
- a CDS encoding DsbA family oxidoreductase codes for the protein MKTLHKPLQITLYQDVLCSWCYLADLRLDVLRQELGEAVRWSVRPYPLRVHDVLPTTREQRALVEEVERAQREPDAAARMLSTDLWLGGDPPRTSVPALAALEAARLQGPQARAFLARAMQRAALEQGVNVSRPDVVFELASRVGLAMNEFSAAFRSEETRRLILDEHRDATHRGVRGVPTLVIGGRWMLCGLRELAEYREHILACLGKVSVPRSGSPERVVH
- a CDS encoding ATP-grasp domain-containing protein — its product is MSPRKVKPKKVPVLPGSQAPDRPERAPRRGHAKKTVVILSRKRALYSTRRLVAAIRARGHRPLVLDTLRCCLLLAQDAPRMTYRGVEVRGVDVVVPRIGASITAYGLAVVNHFEMMGVPVLNPPTSIARSRDKLRALQYLSRSGLDIPRTVMAHDRSNVRRLVEEVNGLPVIIKLIKGTQGVGVMIAHTLPEVQTILDTFWDLGQEIVLQEFVAESEGRDVRALVVGDRVVGAMRRKAKSGEFRSNIHRGGEGQAIELTAPYTEAAVRAARVVGLEVAGVDMLEGHAGPRLMEINSSPGFEGLERATGMDIAGAIIDHALKYAEAKRAG